A stretch of DNA from Cryptomeria japonica chromosome 4, Sugi_1.0, whole genome shotgun sequence:
CCCACTGGCAGATTCACAAATGGAAAATTAGCAACAGACATACTCTGTAAAGCCTTCTCTAATGTCTCCAATGCACATACACTCATTTTAAAGTTAATCTGGTTTATATTTCTGAAGGCAATTTACTTCACTCTAGAATTGTATTTTTGGAACTTTGAATGTTGGGAAGAGGGGTCAGTAGTCGTGTAGCATGTAGCAATTCATGGAATATTATAGGACCTCGGTTAACTCATTATCTTTATGTTTATTGTTCTTGTATAGCTCAACTAATGGGACTTCCAGATTTGGTGCCAGCCTACAATGACCCTGAATTCAAGGGACAAAAATTACTGAGAGGTGTCAGTTTTGCCTCAGCTGCTGCAGGACTTGAAGACAGTACCTCCAATCTATATGTTAGAATGCTTTCTCATTTTTTTCTTCATCTTGTCTATTTTCTTCATTCTAATGATATATGATATTGTCTATTTTCTTCATTCTAATGATAGATCATAGAATGTGATTTGAATATTAGTGAAAAAATCTATGCAATCAAATTCAAAAACATTTCAAACAACGAAAATTTCATATCTTTAAACTTCTCCTTTCTTTAAACTGTTACAATGGATAAAGTATTTTGTTCCCATATTCCTAAGTACACTACGTTTCATTCATATTGTCAGAATGTGATTACCTTGGGAAAGCAAGTGGAAAACTTCAGGAATTACAAAGAGCAGCTAGCAAATATAATAGGCCAGGCAGATGCCAGAAAGATAGTTTCAGAAGCCTTGTATGTGATAAGCATGGGAACAAATGACTTTATCCTCAATTATTATTTGAATCCTCTGAGGAGAAAACAATACAACATTACTCAGTGGCAAGATCTTCTTATAAACTCTCTTGAGAGATTTATACAGGTAAAGCATTTGGGTGGTTATAGCATCTAAAATATAGATAATGTGAGACCATTTGAACCCATGCCTGATTTTGTTATATTTTTACTTGCAACTGAGATGAGAATTGTGCAGAATATATCTAAGGAGGGTGCTACTAGACTTGCTATTGTTGGGGTTCCTCCTTTCGGCTGTTTGCCTTCACAAATTGCGTTGTACAATCCATTTGGAAACACTTGTTACAAAAAGCTAAATAAAGTTGCAACATCCTTCAAttcaaagatgatgaatctcattCAGAAGATGAATTCCAGTCTTGAAGACCTTCGGATTGATTATTTCCATCTATATGGAAAGTTGTATGACATTGTTAAAAATCCAAGAAAATATGGTAAGAATTCAAATTTTATCAATATCCTTAGTGTGTAGTCAATAAGTCAGTTTGTTTCACTAGTTTATGAATCATTTATGTAAGACCTAGATTTCATGGTGGGCTTTAAACAACACATTTTAAGCTTTGATTTGTTTAGGTGGTTCATCTGAAATTACACTTACATTTCTAGTAGTACCCATCTATTAATGTGATTTCAAATGAATAACCTAAACAAATCAAAAGTAAGCATATGTTGTTTAAACAGAAATAGATCTCAAGACTCTAAAAGCAAAGCTCTTCCTCATGCTTAAGTGTTGCATTTGCCACAAAATAAAAAGGATTTATGAAAAGTGGAGTAATTGTTGGCTGTGTGGCAGGTTTTGAAGAAAGTAGGAGGGGTTGCTGTGGTAAAGGTGGGATTTTGACACCAACGTTGTGTTACAAAGGAAGCCCATCATGTTCAGATGTGTCTAAATATGTGTTTTGGGATGGTAATCATCCCACTTCCCGCACTTACGTTATCATCGCTAATGACTTCTTACAACTCCTTGTAACTACTCATGGGAAATAGCTGGAATCACGCAAACAAATTCCCCTTCTGTCATTTGCATCCATGGATTTTCTTCCCTTTGGATTATGTGTACTTGTTATACTTACTTTGAAATCTTGTGGTTATCCTTCCTTCGAGATCTTGTGGTTGAGAAAATTTCGTataacaaaaatattattttttaaaaattaaggattttttttataatattatatgaaACATAATTTGCATAAAAGAGGAATGGAATAAAATCACATGGGGGCAATGGTCAAACTGCTAaggattttttttataatattatataaaaaatataaaacataattTGCATAAAAGAGGAATGGAATAAAATCACATGGGGGCAATGGTCAAACTGCTAAGCTGCAAGTATGCCACCATTGGTTGGTTAAACTTCCTACAAAGGGCATAAAACAGGGAATTTGGACAATGAAAAGGTTGTCTCTTTTGAGCAAGATTAAAGTATTGGTTGTAGACGTGAGGTTGGCCATTTGAAAAATAAGTTTTTGATGTATTAGATGTGAAGAATTGGCACTGTGATGTGAATGTGAAGGTTGGCAACGTTGGCTGAAACAAATTACTGGTGATCCACGGGTGAAAGAACTGAAATTAAATTTCTGTGTGGAAATAAAAGGTTGATGAATTTGTATGTTGGCTGACTTGTAGAGCCATAACAAATCTTTGAAGGCTTGCATGCCTGTAATGAATTGTATTGATGTTTGGACCTGTTATGTTCATGTAATGAAGTGGTTTCTATCTTACAATGTAATGAGATtcttattgttgttgataataATTATGACTGACTGTTGGTTGAGCTGCATGATTGAGCTTATCCCCATATCATGACTACTCTATAAACCAAATCCATTTTATTTTTCATTCTATAAATCTAGATATAGATAGAGCAATTGTATTCTAAACTCTTGTGCCTCGAAAACAAGCATATTTGGTTGGATAAATTAAAGACACTTCTTCGGTCACCCTTGCTACTTATTCTTATAAGAgagtaaaatcaatcattttggtTGTTAATATCCCTACTAGTTAATGCTATACTTGAGCCAAAAAAATTACAAAGATTTGGGAGGGGAAATACAAATGGATTCTTCTCATACCATAATTCTTGTAAATGGTAGAATATAATACTCACACGAGCAAAGCCAATTGTCGAAGTTGTATTTCAAAGGATGCTATTTTGCAATAAAGGCATGGAATGCACAAGATGGCGATGCTGCTGTTCTTCTTATTGCCAATGACCGTGAGGAGCCTCTAAAATCCCTGGTTTCTCCAGAAGATGTCAAGAGAACTGATGATAACCTTAATAAGATTTCAATTCCATCTTGTTGATTGAGAAATCTTTTGCAGATAAATTGAATGATACCTTGGGAAAGGATGAAAAGATAATCATCAAGCTTGACTGGAGTAAATCCATGCCTCGTCCTGATAAACGTTTAGAGTACGAGTTCTGGACAAAGAGAAATTATGAATCAAATCTGGTGGATTACACAGCAAAACAGTGAGATCATTCAGAGGAGAATGTTTGGGGTATCACAAGTCTTGTCATTCATTTAAGTATCTCAGTTTCTGCAATCCAAAAACATAGCAGTCCAACTATGGTAATTGAGATTACAAATGTTCTTGTCTTGGATTCCCTCTTTACGCTGAGGGCAGCAACAGAATTTATTGTCAGATGTGTCTGCTGTATCCTTGGCCGTGGGTTCATGATTAGCTTTATCTACTGCTGTAAGTACTTGTCACAAGTTGGAACTGATGGATGAGGAACTAGATTCTTTAGTGGATGGATTTAGAATATTGAATCTGTTTCTCAAAAGGAATATGGATATTTATATCAGAATTTGTTAATAGCAAGCTGCATAGGATCAGGCAACCTTTTGTTTTGTATTTTAAAAGAATCTGCGCATCCAATGCAATTGGAGAATATCAAACATTTACTGGAAACAATAAGAAGCACTTACGTCAATGGCCTGAGTGTTGGTGCTGTACTTATTGATCCTTTCAATAAGGTGGTGACGGATTTGCAGCCAAGAACCACTTAAAGGGCGGACAGCATGGAAAAGGGAGCAGAGGTGGAACCGCAAACAAGGTAAATGAACTGTTTTGATAGAAGAACATCACAGAACTTTGGTTTCACGGCGCACTAATATTGCAGGCTATGCACAAAAcaaattcattgaaaaggctttagaaaccttTGAACAGCTGCACTTAGCAGATTGCGCATGGAATGTATTTAATAGGTGCAAAGCTAAACCTCACAAGAAGTCTTTGCATGGAGAATCTGCCCAAGCATTCTTTACTACTTTCTTCTTTCAGTCTTGATATTGTCTGCCCTTAAAATGGAATCACAGAGTCCACCTCTATTTCAAGCACTCTATGTATTTGGAAACTCCACAGTGGATTCTGGTAACAACAATTATCTGCTTACTCttgccaaagccaactttcatccATATGGAAAAGATTTTCTCAATGCTACACCTACTGGCAGATTCACAAATGGAAAATTAGCAACAGATGTACTCTGTAAAGCCTTCTCTAATGTCTCCAATGGACATACATTCAATTTAAAACTAATCTTGTTTATATTTCTAAAGTCAATTTAGTCACTCTAGAATTGTAtct
This window harbors:
- the LOC131079095 gene encoding GDSL esterase/lipase At5g03820-like, translated to MAGSVKLSILYYFLLSILILYALKVESDRPPLFQALYVFGDSMVDPGNNNDLLTLAKANFHPYGKDFLNATPTGRFTNGKLATDILSQLMGLPDLVPAYNDPEFKGQKLLRGVSFASAAAGLEDSTSNLYNVITLGKQVENFRNYKEQLANIIGQADARKIVSEALYVISMGTNDFILNYYLNPLRRKQYNITQWQDLLINSLERFIQNISKEGATRLAIVGVPPFGCLPSQIALYNPFGNTCYKKLNKVATSFNSKMMNLIQKMNSSLEDLRIDYFHLYGKLYDIVKNPRKYGFEESRRGCCGKGGILTPTLCYKGSPSCSDVSKYVFWDGNHPTSRTYVIIANDFLQLLAWNAQDGDAAVLLIANDHKLNDTLGKDEKIIIKLDWSKSMPRPDKRLEYEFWTKRNYESNLVDYTAKQ